The Pseudomonas multiresinivorans DNA window CGATGCCAGCGGCCACTGGTCGCTGACCCCGACGACAGGGCTCAATTCGGGTCTCAACGAGTTGACCGCGGTCGAGCGTGACGTGGCGGGCAACACCACGGCGCCGAGCGCGACATACAGCGTCACCGTGATGACGGTAGGGCCGGCTGTACCGACCATCGAAAGCGTCTTCGACGATGTAGGGCCGTACACCGGCTTCCTGCAGAAAGGCGACGTGACCGACGACAACCAGCCGACCTTCAAGGGCACTTCGGATGCGGGCACTACCGTCAAGCTGTACGACGGCAGCACCCTGATCGGCAGTGCGGTGGCCGATGCCAATGGCAGCTGGAGCATTACCACCAGCGCGCTGGCGGACGGTCTGCACAACGTCACTGCCACGGCGACCGATCCTATCGGTCAGGTCAGTGCACCGACTGGAGGCTGGAACTTCAGCGTCGACACCACGGCACCGGCCAATGTGACCGGCCTGGCGGTGACCGACAACGTGGGCGCGGTAACTGGCCCGCTACACGCCGGTGATACCACCGACGACAACCGTCCGGTGTTCAGCGGTGGTGCCGAGCCGAATGGCAAGGTCATCATCTTCGACAACGGCGCGAAGATCGGCGAAGCCGATGTGGGTGCCGACGGCAAGTGGAGCTTCACGCCGACCGCCGCGTTGCCTGATGGCAACCATGCATTCAGCACGGAAGTACTGGATAAGGCTGGCAACAGCAGCGGTCAGAACAGCCCGCTGAACGTGATCGTGGATACCTCCCAGGTGCTGGTCTCGATTACCCACCTGATCGACGATGTCGGTAGCATCACCGGCGACATCAGCAATGGTGGCTATACCGACGATACTCGTCCGGAAATCCAGGGTACTGGCAAGGCTGGCAGCACCATCAAAGTTTCCGATGGGACTGTCGAGCTGGGCAGCACTACGGTGAAAGCCGATGGCACCTGGAGTTTCACCCCGGTCTCGGACATGGGACAGGGTGAACACAGCATTACCGCTACCGCAACGGATAAGGCCGGTAACGTCAGCGATCCGACAACGCCGTTCACCTTCATCATCGATACCGTGGCACCGGTCAAACCGAGCATCGATCTGGTGACCGATGACGTGGGCGCCATCCAGGGCCCGATCGCCAACCATGGCGTGACGGACGACCCGACCCCGACGCTGTCGGGGCAGGCCGAAGCCAACTCGAAGGTCACCATCTACGACAACGGCTCGGTGCTGGGCTCGGTGATGGCCGACGCCAATGGCGCCTGGAGCTACACGCCGACCACCGGTATCAGCGAGGGAGATCACAACTTCACCGTCGATGCGACCGACAAGGCCGGCAACACCAGCGTCAAGTCGGATGTCTTCAGCCTCACTACCGACTACACCCCGCCGGATTACACCAAGCTGGCGATCACTGGCGTGCTGGACAGCGTGGGTGATATCACCGGTAACATCGGTAACGGTGGCCTCACTGATGACTCGCGTCCGGTGATCAGCGGTACCGGTACAGCTGGCGACATCATCACGGTGTACACAAAGGACAGCAACGATAATCACAAGATCGGCAGCGCCATTGTTGATGCCAATGGCAATTGGTCCATGCAGCCCTCGGCCGCACTGGTCTCGGGCCTGAACGACCTGACTGCGGTGGAGTCCGACCCGGCTGGCAACAGTACGGCGCCGAGCTCGAAGTACAGCATTACGCTGGATTCGTCGGTACCGAGCAACCTCGCCACTATCACCGGGATCACCGAAGATACGGGGATTTCCGACCATGACTTCATCACCCGCGATCAGACTCTGGTGATCAATGGGAAGGTGGATACGGCGGTGTCGGCCGGTGAGAAGGTGCAGTTCTCCTCCGACGGGGGCGTGAGCTGGAAGGACGCCGTGCTGAGCGAGGATCGTCTGCGCTGGTCCTATGACAACACTTCGGTGACGATGGCGGCGGGTACCTATATCTTCGAGGCGCGCGTGGTCAGCCAGACCGGTATTGCCGGCCAGGTAACGACCCAGCAGGTGATCATCGACATCTCCGGGCCGAGCAACACCACGACGATTGACCTGGATCCGGGTAGCGACTGGGGTGATTACAACGACGACAACATCACTGGCGATGCCACGCCGACCATCAACGGCAAGGTAACCACCGGCAGCGATGCCTTCGACAAGCTCACCGTTACCCTGTTCGATGACAAGAACAACGATGGCAAGCTGGATGCGGGCGACACCGTCTTCGTCAGTGGCGTCAAGGTCAACTCAGATGGCACCTGGACAGTCGACCTGCCGAGCCTCAAGGACGGCACCTACAAGCTCAAGGCCGTGGTGGTCGACGAGGCGGGTAACGTACAGACACCGAATGCCGGCAAGCTGATCGGCGCCCATGGCGGTACCGACGACCTGGTGATCAACAGTGCTACGCGCAGTACGCTGGTCGGCGAGAAGCCGGGCGACAACGCTGGCTGGCTGATCACCAACGTGGGCGACTTCAATGGCGACGGCATCGATGACTTCTTCGTTACGGCGCCCAATGCCAACACCACCAGCAGCGATCTCGGCAAGTCCTACCTGATCTATGGCACTGGGAGCGGCCTACCGAACCTGGGGAACCTGGGAGCGTTGAAGCCGAGCCAGGGACTGATCATTACCAACACCGATCCGCGCTTCACGCAGGAAGGCATGGTTGCTTCGGCGCTGGCTGACTTCAACGGTGACGGTTACGCCGACATCGCGGTGGGCAGCCACTACCAGGACAGCATGTATGTGCTCTTCGGTGGGCCGAATGGCACCTACACCAATGGCACGCTGGACCTCAAGTCGATCAACGACGGCGATAACAGCCACGGCTTCCTGATCTCGACCCGTAACCCGGTCACCGGTCACGGCACCGACTCCTGGATGTTCTTCGGTTCGGCGGGCGGCGACATCGATGGTGATGGCTACACCGACCTGATCTTCAGCAACTGGGGCGGCTACACCAACGGCTCCGCGGGCTGGAAGCAGGGCTCGGTTCAGGTCATCTACGGCGGCGCTACCCTGGCCGACGGCAAGCCGTGGCAGAACATCTACATGAAGTACGTCGGGACCGATGCTCGATACCCCGACACCTTCGTGCCGACCACGGACCTGGCCAAGGAGACCATTACCTCGGACGTGCGCAACACCACGTTCGCCCTGGCGGCTGGCGACAAGGCGGCGATGGGCCTGTACATGGGCACTGTTGGCGACATCAACGGCGATGGTATCGAGGACATGTTCTTCGAGGGTAACGATGGCACCACCAGCTATCTGGTTTATGGCAAGGCGGGCGGCTTCGGGACCACGATGGACCTGGCGAAATTCCGCGATGGCATTGACGGTGTGCGCTTCGTCACCGCCGACAACAACATGCTGGTGGATCGCTGGTATGGCTACCACCCGGTTGCCCGCCTGGGCGACATCAACGGTGATGGCGTGGACGACTTTGCCTTCGGCATGCCGAACGCTGGCATCGACCGCACCGTAGTTATTTACGGCAAGAAGGGTGGTCTCGACGTTACCCAGCCAATCGGTCTGGCCAACTCGGCTACCGGTGCGGTTCCGGCCGGTAGCCGCGCGCTGACCAGCGCCGATGGCTTCACCATCCTCAACGACAAGTCCACGACGTCCAAATGGGTCGATGCGAACGAGTGGTTCGGTGCCGGCATTGTCGGCGGCGGAGACGTCAACGGTGATGGTATCGCTGACTTCATCATCGGTGCGCCGAAGGTGACCGCTAACGGCAAGAGCGAGTGTGGGGCGATCTACGTCATCTACGGCCGTGAGGAAAACTTCACCAACGGTGTTCCGGCGATCTCGATTACTGATCTGATCAGTGATCCGAGCAAGGGTTATGTCCTTTACGGCCAGACCGCCGGCGAACACCTGGGGCAGTCCGTGGCCATGGGTGACTGGAACGGCGACGGCATCATCGACATTGCCGGCAGTGCTCCAACCAGCAGCATCTATGGGACCTATCCGGATGGCAGCACCGACACCACTCACGGAGGCAGTAATTCCGGCGCGGCGTACATCTACTACTCGAAGGCCGACTTCACCAAGATGTACACCACCGGTGACGACGTGATCATCGCCGATGGCAAGGGTATCGACGGGAAGCCGGTCGACCACAACCTGATCCTGGGCGGTGCCGGCAACGACACCATCCTGAACATCGGCAAGGGCGACTTCGCCAACGGCGGTTCCGGTAACGACTCGATCCACGTCGTTTCCCTGGACTTCCGCGCAGTGGATGGCGGCACCGGTACCGACACCCTGGTACTGGACGGCAGCGGCCTGAACCTCAACCTGGGCGCCATGCAGGCCAAGGTCATGAACTTCGAGAAGTTCGACCTGGGCAGCGGGGGCAACTCGATGACGGTGAAGCTGGATGACGTTCTGCGCATGGGCCAGACCGACATGATGTTCAAGGACGGCAAGAAGCAGATGGTGATCGATGGGCAGACCGGCAGTGTCGACCTGACCAAGACCGGTATCGCCTGGACCGAGTCCACCGCCTCCAGCGATGGCCATAGCTACAAGGTTTATACCTATGGCTCGGCCGAGCTGCTGGTCGAGGACAAGCTGCAGGTTCACCTCGTCGGCTAAGGCCTGGCCGGAGTGCGGAAGCTTCCGCACTCCGGCGTTACCACCATTTCATTTGCACGCCTCGTTGTATCCACAACGAGGCGAAGGAGAGTCTTTCAATGGAATATCCCATTTACAGGGCTATGCACAGAGCGGCCCAACTGAGCATTCTCAGCGCGGCCATCAGCTGCAGCGCCTCCGTTCTGGCCAATCAGAACGAGTCCATCTTCGGCGCTGCCTACCACCCGGTGGAGTCTGTCGCTGCCGAGCAGTCCCAGGTCGTGTTCTTCCGCGGTGCCGACCAGGGTACGCAAGGCGCCAATGTGTATGTGGACCGCGAGCTGCAAGGTGCTTTGATGCCTGGCGGCTATACCGTGTTCTGTATCCCGGCGGGCGAACACACCCTGGAGTCCTATATAGGCGATGAACCGCTGTATGAGGGCAAGCTGAACCCTCGGGCGTCGGCAGTCTTCGAGGGCGGAAAGACCTACTTCCTCGAGGTTCCGGTAAACCCGAAATCAAGCACGCCGGTGGTTCAGGCTCGTCAGAGCGCCGAGCGGCAGTTGCAGAGCCTGCGCTTGCAGCGTCATGTCATCAATCGCGCCAGCGCGGTCGTGCCCTGCGAGACCGAGACGCGACTGAGTCTGCGCAGTGACGTGTTGTTCCACTTTGGCAAGAGCGGGTACTCGGACATTACCGATGTGGGGCACGCGGAGCTACGCAAGATCGCCGAAGCGATCAAGTCGCAGCATGTGGAAAGCGTGGAAGTGGGCGGGCATGCCGATCCCATCGGCAGCGTGCAGTCCAATCAACGCCTGTCGGAGGCTCGCGCGCAAACAGTGAAAAGCGTCCTGCTGCAACTGGGCGTAGGCACCGAGGCGATCCGGGCCGTAGGTTATGGCAGTAGCGAGCCTGTGGTGCAGTGTGATGGTGGTTCGCGTAACGATCGAATCAACTGCAACGCGCCCAACCGGCGCGTCGACCTGTTGATTCGCGGTAAGCGCTCCGATACCTGAGGATGGCCCTGTGAGGCAAGCTGGCTGAACAGTCATCAGCCGCCTCATCGGGGAAGAGTACCCTCCGGGCCTGCCCACGATTTCGCCCACCTAGCGTCGTGCGGGTCCGGTAGGGTTCATTTGATCGCCAGGCGTCTGGCCAGGCGGTTGAGGTTGGCACGATCCAGGCCCATGTCGCGGGCGACGGCAGCCCAGTTGCCGTCGTGCCGCTCCAGGCTCTGACTGATCATGCGCCGCTGGAAGGCATCCACCGCGGGACGCAGCCCTCCGGTCGGCACGCTGTCCGAATCGCTCGAAGTCTCTGCGGCGAGGTTCTCATCGGCACCCTTATGCAAGGAGTTGAGTGTCAGATCCTCGACACCCAGGCTTAGGATGCGCGAGCGCTGTGAGTGATTTGCGAGTGCTTTCAGAGATGCACGACCGATCAGGTGTTCCAGTTCCCGTACGTTTCCCGGCCACGGGTAGCCGACCAGCGCTGACTGGGCTTCGCGCGTGAGTCTCAGGCTGCGCAGCCCCAGGCGTGGCCGATTCTGTTCGAGGAAGTAGCCCGCCAGCAGCAGGATATCGTTCCCCCGTTCACGTAGCGGTGGCACGCGCAGCGGGTAGACACTCAGCCGGTGGTAGAGATCGGCGCGGAAGCGGCCGGTGCGGACCTCTTCGGCGAGATCACGGTTAGTGGCGGCAATCAGGCGTACATCCACGTGATGCTCTCGATCAGAGCCCAGACGTTGCAGCTGGCCGCTCTGCAGAACGCGCAGCAGCTTTGCCTGGATAGCCAGCGGTAGCTCACCGACTTCGTCGAGGAAGAGGGTGCCGCCATCGGCCAGCTCGAACTTGCCACGCCGTTCGCCCACAGCGCCGGAAAAGGCGCCGCGAACGTGGCCAAACAACTCGCTTTCCACCAGGGTTTCCGGCAGTGCTGCGCAGTTCAGGCTGATCAGCGGCTGGCTGCGACGCAGCGAGTTGGCGTGGATCGATTGGGCCACCAGTTCCTTGCCGACACCGGTCTCCCCGGTGATCAACACGCTCAGATCGCTGCCGGCCACCACCTGGATTTCGCCCATCAAGGCCTGGTGGGCCTTGCTCTGGCCAATCAGTTCTCTGGGCTGATCGCCGGAAGCGCGCTGATAGGCGTCCGCACGTTGCTGTTCCTGATCGGCGCGCAAGGCCAGATCAAGCATGCGCTGGCTGGCCTTGACCGTGGCCGCTGCCAGGCTGGCAAAGGCCTCCAGGTTGTCCAGGTCGCCCGTGGAGAACCGCTCAGGATCCAGTGCATCCAGGGTCAGAAGACCCCAGGGCTGCCCGTCGAGAAACAGCGGGCAGCCCAGGCAATCGTGGACTTCCAGGTGGCCGTGGAGTCCCTCCACCAGGCCGTCGTAGGGATCAGGCAGGCCGCAGTCGGCGGCGAAGTGTGTCGGCCCCGGATGTTCGATGAGGGCGCGCAGGCGAGGGTGCTCACTGATCTTGAAGCGGCGGCCGAGGGTGTCCTGACTGAGACCATCGACGGCCAGGGGCACCAGCTGGTCGCCTTCCAGGCGCAGCAGGGCAGTGGCATCGCAAGGCAGCAGGCCGCGAAGGGCTTCGAGCAGGCGGCGGTAGCGTTCGCCGTCCGGCAATTCGCGGGACAGATCGGCGACCAGTGGGAGGAGGGTGGCGAGTAGGGGGTTTCGAGTCATTTTGACCTCTGCGAAGTCTTTTTGACATCAGAAGATTCGGGTCATTATGACTCATTTTTAAGCGGAGTGACCGGAAATCAAGGGCTGCAAGCTTGGCACGCTTCCTGAAATACACCTTTCAGAAAGCACAGGCAGTCCCACTCGCTGTCTGGCCAACCCGAGGAGATCCACATGCTGTCCAACGAACACCGTACCCTGGTCAAGGCCACTGTCCCGCTGCTGGAGACCGGCGGAGAGACCCTGACCCAGCACTTCTACAAGATGATGCTCAGCGAGTACCCGGAAGTTCGTCCGCTGTTCAACCAGGCACACCAGGCCTCCGGGGACCAGCCCCGCGCGCTGGCCAATGGCGTGCTGATGTATGCCCGCCACATCGATGAACTGGAGCAGCTCGGCCCGCTGGTGGCGAAGATCGTCAACAAGCACGTTGCCCTGCAGATCCAGCCGGAACACTACCCGATCGTCGGCACCTGCCTGCTGCGCGCGATCCGCGAAGTACTGGGCGAGGAGATCGCTACCCAGGAAGTGATCGATGCCTGGGCCGCCGCCTATGGCCAACTGGCCGATATCCTGATTGGTGCCGAGGAGTCGGTGTATCAGCAGAATGCCGAGCAGCGCGGCGGCTGGCGAGGCGCCCGGCGCTTCCGCATCGCCCGCAAGGAAGCCGAGAGCGAGGAGATCACCTCGTTCTACTTCCAGCCGCTGGATGGCGAGCTGCTGCTGGACTTCCAGCCGGGGCAGTACATCGGACTTTCACTGGATATTGGCGGGGAAGAAGTACGCCGCACTTACTCGCTGTCCGATGCGCCCAACGGCCGTGAATACCGCATCAGTGTGAAGCGTGAGCCCGAAGGCAAGGTTTCGAACTACCTGCACGACCGCCTGAACGTCGGTGATGAACTGGACCTGTTCCCGCCGGCGGGTGATTTCGTCCTGCGCAGTGGCGACAAGCCGCTGGCACTGATCACTGCCGGGGTCGGCATCACCCCGGCGCTGGCCATGCTCAAACCGGCGCTGGAATCCGGCCGCGAAGTGCATTTCATCCACTGCGCTCGCCACGGTGGTGTACATGCGTTCCGCGAGTGGGTAGAGGCGCAGTCCGACGCGCATCCGCAGCTCAAGCATTACTTCTGCTACAGCGAGCCGCGTGCACAGGACGCCGCGCATGTCGAAGGCTTCCTCAGCCAGGAGTTGTTGGCCGACTGGCTGCCGGAAGACCGCGACCTGGACGCCTATTTCCTCGGTCCCAAGCCGTTCATGGCGCAGGTGAAGCGTCACCTGCGCGAGATCGGTGTACCTGAGCAACAGTCCCACTACGAGTTCTTCGGCCCGGCCAGCGCGCTGGAGGCCTGAACCTGAGCGCCGACCCGATGGCTGGCCGGCGCAACCCGAGGAGGTGTGTGATGGAAAGTCTTTTCGCTTGCCCGCAACGCAATCTTTCGATGTCCTGGTCACTGCTGACCGGCGGGCTCGTGTTGCTGCTTCTGGGAATTGTGGGAGCCTATTTCGTCGATGGTCATCTGAGCCTGCAAAGCGTTGTCGCAGCTCATGCCTTCACCATCCTCGGGCCCACATTATTGAAGCTGGGCTACGTGCTGCGGCTGGTGGCCCAGCATCAGATGCGCAAGGACGGCTGGGAGGCTTGCTGTGTTACTGGTTGATCGAAAGGCTCTGCTGACCATCGCGCCCTTGTGGCGCCTGGGGTTCCGCCCGTTCTTCCTCGGCGGCGCGGTGTTCGCGCTGATCGCCATCGCGGCCTGGGCGGCCGTGCTGCTCGGATTGTTGCCCACGTGGCAACCGTTGGGCGGCTGGCTGGGCTGGCATCGCCATGAAATGCTCTTTGGCTTCGCGGCGGCGATCATTGCCGGCTTCCTGCTGACCGCCGTGCAGACCTGGACCGGGCGCCCTGGCGTCAGTGGCAGACCGCTGATGGTGCTGTCGCTGGTCTGGCTGGCGGCGCGGGTGGGCTGGCTCGTCGGGGCGCCGCTATGGCTGGTCACCGTGCTGGAGTTGGCGTTCATGCCGGCACTGGCGTTCTTCATCGGCCGCAGTCTGTGGCAGGTCCGCCAGAAGCGTAACTACCCGATCATCCTGGTGCTGAGCCTGCTGACGCTCGCCGATGCACTGGTGATGGCCGGCGTCTGGATGGGTAACGAGAGCTGGCAGCGCGGTGGCGCGTTGGGTGCGCTTTGGCTGGTGGCGGCCCTGATGGGGCTGATCGGCGGCCGCGTGATTCCCTTCTTCACCCAGCGTGGGCTGGGCCGCACCGCTCAGGTGCCGGCCTGGAACTGGCTGGATAACTCACTGCTGGGCGGCACCCTGCTGGTGGCGGTGCTGACCGCAGTCGGTATCGGCCTGACCCCGCACCCACTGGTGGGCTTGCTGTTTGCTGCGCTGGCCGTGGGGCACCTGATTCGCTTGTGGCGTTGGTACGACAAGGGATTCTGGGGTGTGCCGCTGCTCTGGTCGCTGCACCTGGCCTACCTGTGGATGCTGCTGGCCCCGGCAGGGATGGCGCTGTGGAACTTCGCGCCGGCCTTCAACGTCAGCCTGGCGATCCACGCCCTCACCGTGGGCGGAGTGGGCGGTCTGATCCTGGCGATGATCGCCCGCGTCAGCCTGGGCCATACCGGGCGACCGCTGCAGCCGCCCAAGGCAATGGCCTGGGCGTTCGCTCTGCTCAACTTTGGCGTAGTCGCGCGGGTGCTGCTGGTGATCTGGTGGCCGCTGGAAGGCTTGAGCATCGCGGCTGCCTGCTGGGTCGTGGCTTTCCTGATGTTCGCCTGGCACTACGGCCCGATGTTCTGGAAGCCGCGGCTGGATGGGCAGCCGGGCTGAGTCTGTCGCTGCGGTCGGCTGATTCGCGCTGCAGATTTCTCAAGGGGGTGGTCGGAAAGCCATCGCGGACGGAGTCCGCTCCTACGAGATCAAGGACCCATTCCCCTAACCCGGACTGCGCGCCCCACTGCTCAAGCGGGGGATGGGGTCATTCGGTGCAGGATGAAACCATGGCGTCTGCTGGCACGGCCGGCTCCCTCTCCCTCTGGGAGAGGGCTGGGGTGAGGGGAAGTACCGGCACTAACTTTCCCAGGGAAGACAGTTGCTCCTACGCGCGCGGCTTGCTA harbors:
- a CDS encoding OmpA family protein, whose product is MEYPIYRAMHRAAQLSILSAAISCSASVLANQNESIFGAAYHPVESVAAEQSQVVFFRGADQGTQGANVYVDRELQGALMPGGYTVFCIPAGEHTLESYIGDEPLYEGKLNPRASAVFEGGKTYFLEVPVNPKSSTPVVQARQSAERQLQSLRLQRHVINRASAVVPCETETRLSLRSDVLFHFGKSGYSDITDVGHAELRKIAEAIKSQHVESVEVGGHADPIGSVQSNQRLSEARAQTVKSVLLQLGVGTEAIRAVGYGSSEPVVQCDGGSRNDRINCNAPNRRVDLLIRGKRSDT
- the norR gene encoding nitric oxide reductase transcriptional regulator NorR, whose protein sequence is MTRNPLLATLLPLVADLSRELPDGERYRRLLEALRGLLPCDATALLRLEGDQLVPLAVDGLSQDTLGRRFKISEHPRLRALIEHPGPTHFAADCGLPDPYDGLVEGLHGHLEVHDCLGCPLFLDGQPWGLLTLDALDPERFSTGDLDNLEAFASLAAATVKASQRMLDLALRADQEQQRADAYQRASGDQPRELIGQSKAHQALMGEIQVVAGSDLSVLITGETGVGKELVAQSIHANSLRRSQPLISLNCAALPETLVESELFGHVRGAFSGAVGERRGKFELADGGTLFLDEVGELPLAIQAKLLRVLQSGQLQRLGSDREHHVDVRLIAATNRDLAEEVRTGRFRADLYHRLSVYPLRVPPLRERGNDILLLAGYFLEQNRPRLGLRSLRLTREAQSALVGYPWPGNVRELEHLIGRASLKALANHSQRSRILSLGVEDLTLNSLHKGADENLAAETSSDSDSVPTGGLRPAVDAFQRRMISQSLERHDGNWAAVARDMGLDRANLNRLARRLAIK
- the hmpA gene encoding NO-inducible flavohemoprotein, translated to MLSNEHRTLVKATVPLLETGGETLTQHFYKMMLSEYPEVRPLFNQAHQASGDQPRALANGVLMYARHIDELEQLGPLVAKIVNKHVALQIQPEHYPIVGTCLLRAIREVLGEEIATQEVIDAWAAAYGQLADILIGAEESVYQQNAEQRGGWRGARRFRIARKEAESEEITSFYFQPLDGELLLDFQPGQYIGLSLDIGGEEVRRTYSLSDAPNGREYRISVKREPEGKVSNYLHDRLNVGDELDLFPPAGDFVLRSGDKPLALITAGVGITPALAMLKPALESGREVHFIHCARHGGVHAFREWVEAQSDAHPQLKHYFCYSEPRAQDAAHVEGFLSQELLADWLPEDRDLDAYFLGPKPFMAQVKRHLREIGVPEQQSHYEFFGPASALEA
- a CDS encoding transmembrane sensor/regulator PpyR, with translation MESLFACPQRNLSMSWSLLTGGLVLLLLGIVGAYFVDGHLSLQSVVAAHAFTILGPTLLKLGYVLRLVAQHQMRKDGWEACCVTG
- a CDS encoding NnrS family protein; protein product: MLLVDRKALLTIAPLWRLGFRPFFLGGAVFALIAIAAWAAVLLGLLPTWQPLGGWLGWHRHEMLFGFAAAIIAGFLLTAVQTWTGRPGVSGRPLMVLSLVWLAARVGWLVGAPLWLVTVLELAFMPALAFFIGRSLWQVRQKRNYPIILVLSLLTLADALVMAGVWMGNESWQRGGALGALWLVAALMGLIGGRVIPFFTQRGLGRTAQVPAWNWLDNSLLGGTLLVAVLTAVGIGLTPHPLVGLLFAALAVGHLIRLWRWYDKGFWGVPLLWSLHLAYLWMLLAPAGMALWNFAPAFNVSLAIHALTVGGVGGLILAMIARVSLGHTGRPLQPPKAMAWAFALLNFGVVARVLLVIWWPLEGLSIAAACWVVAFLMFAWHYGPMFWKPRLDGQPG